A window of Mesoplasma chauliocola contains these coding sequences:
- a CDS encoding cysteine peptidase family C39 domain-containing protein, with translation MKLIKQTSYQDCGIACLAMLINHFYNYEIDLHQIKLHLNMEDEELSFYDLIDLSSLFYLKAEGFKIDFDLEEMITKTPFLAQVVNEEGMLHFVIVSELKNNNFIIFDPSKSNKIKLNKQQFLKIFSGYVLIFKANKIKFKNEFNFKISSLKRIISFEIISYILVSLLTTVLFMIDTQFLKLYANSLMNEKQDWFLYLLLLVILIINIIFKSVNNYILRKNYEKKLLINLDEFLDIVSKSNNKELFYLYQDIKWVTKFENYKLVLCLCSLISELLNLVFIFFAIKELFFVILIGDLIYIFFNYFITKFKSNEYGNSDRQWFIMLNNLENIKNEGNEKVTYLNLKKEITSEQSFEINSNFLEIWDKVSLILIYIVCWSLIKEKTLDFSMFFILLLLKNFSRINVYSIGQTLLLFKKYKIAFINYERVNLKSKLIPLKDSINNISIKKISKSETSKINLGINILEQKLELGILNKTHKDFDYDVFFNNINIENLEDISLREHINYLKNYKVKFGTIYQNIALVSNLKVNIFKLNVVINLIEKYSINISKLIKPESCTQVEKEIIKLLSIFYLEKKVILVKNNFEIITFDEIKAILKEFTKLNNDKFVILS, from the coding sequence TTGAAACTAATTAAACAAACTTCTTATCAAGATTGCGGGATTGCTTGCTTAGCAATGTTAATTAATCATTTTTATAATTACGAAATTGATTTGCATCAAATTAAACTTCACTTAAATATGGAAGATGAAGAATTAAGTTTTTATGACTTAATTGATTTATCAAGTTTATTTTATTTAAAAGCAGAAGGTTTTAAGATTGACTTTGATTTAGAAGAAATGATTACAAAAACTCCATTTTTGGCTCAAGTTGTTAATGAAGAAGGAATGCTACATTTTGTTATTGTAAGTGAATTAAAAAATAACAATTTTATTATTTTTGATCCAAGTAAATCAAATAAAATTAAATTAAATAAACAACAATTTTTAAAAATATTTAGTGGTTATGTTCTTATTTTTAAAGCTAATAAAATAAAGTTTAAAAATGAATTTAATTTCAAGATTTCTAGTTTAAAAAGAATAATTAGTTTTGAAATTATATCCTATATACTTGTAAGCTTATTAACAACTGTTTTATTTATGATAGATACTCAGTTTTTAAAATTATATGCAAATTCACTTATGAATGAAAAACAAGATTGATTCCTTTATTTACTTTTATTAGTTATTTTAATTATCAATATTATTTTTAAATCTGTTAATAACTATATATTAAGAAAAAACTATGAAAAAAAACTTTTAATAAATTTAGATGAATTTTTAGATATTGTTTCAAAATCCAATAATAAAGAACTCTTTTATTTGTATCAAGATATTAAATGAGTGACAAAATTTGAGAATTATAAATTAGTGTTGTGCCTGTGTAGTTTAATATCAGAACTTTTAAATTTAGTTTTTATATTTTTCGCAATAAAAGAATTATTTTTTGTAATTTTAATTGGTGATTTAATATACATATTTTTTAATTATTTTATTACCAAATTTAAAAGCAATGAATATGGTAACAGTGATAGACAATGATTTATAATGCTAAATAATTTAGAAAATATTAAAAATGAGGGAAATGAAAAAGTAACATACTTAAATTTAAAAAAAGAAATAACTAGTGAGCAATCTTTTGAAATTAATTCAAATTTTTTAGAAATTTGAGATAAGGTTTCATTAATTTTAATTTATATAGTTTGTTGAAGCCTAATTAAAGAAAAGACTTTAGATTTTTCAATGTTCTTTATTCTATTACTTTTAAAAAATTTTAGTCGTATTAATGTTTATAGTATTGGACAAACTTTGCTGCTTTTTAAAAAATACAAAATAGCTTTTATTAATTATGAAAGAGTTAATTTAAAAAGTAAATTAATTCCTTTAAAAGATTCTATAAATAATATTTCAATAAAAAAAATTTCAAAAAGTGAAACAAGTAAAATAAATTTAGGAATTAACATACTAGAGCAAAAGCTTGAATTAGGTATTTTAAATAAAACACATAAAGATTTTGATTATGATGTATTTTTTAATAATATTAATATAGAAAACTTAGAAGATATTTCACTTAGAGAACATATAAATTATTTAAAAAACTATAAAGTTAAATTTGGAACAATATATCAAAATATAGCTTTAGTATCTAATTTGAAAGTTAATATATTTAAATTAAATGTAGTGATAAATTTAATTGAAAAGTATAGTATAAATATTTCAAAATTAATTAAACCTGAATCTTGCACTCAAGTTGAAAAAGAAATAATTAAACTTTTAAGTATTTTTTACTTGGAGAAAAAAGTGATTCTTGTTAAAAATAATTTTGAAATTATCACTTTTGATGAAATAAAAGCAATTTTAAAAGAGTTTACAAAATTAAATAATGATAAATTTGTGATTTTATCTTAA